The following proteins come from a genomic window of Trifolium pratense cultivar HEN17-A07 linkage group LG4, ARS_RC_1.1, whole genome shotgun sequence:
- the LOC123881607 gene encoding putative disease resistance protein At5g47280: protein MNSATQLIALTTFHDVLNKISQIVEKARKNRSTRRLLKSVLKDLTPVVRDIKQYNEHLNHPREEIKTLINENVAEESACKCSYENTWWNKCFSWFRNDSYVVADDKESITVKDVKDTLYKVREILVLLNNENFEEKFNEAGPAIFKGPFGVPENPKFSVGLDISFCKLKMELLRDDSSTLVLTGMGGLGKTTLATKLCWDEHVKGKFKENIIFVTFSKTPMLKTIVERIFEHCRSKVPEFQSDEDAVHGLEVLLKKVEGNPLLLVLDDVWSNSETLVEKLQFQISYFKILVTSRIAFTRLSTTCILQPLVHEDAVKLFYHYADMEKNSSDIIDKDLVEQVVRSCKGIPLTIKVIATSLRSRPYDLWRKIVKELSQGHSILDSNSELFTRLQKILDVLEDNQINKECFMDLALFPEDHRIPVSALIDMWTELYELDDNGIEAMEIINKLGSMNLANVIIARKSASDADNYNYNNHFIILHDLLRDLGIYQSTKESIEKRKRLIIDMNENKQKQCFAEKQQCFMSRILSKLLTPCVKQHPQQLAARILSVSTDQTFTSDWSQMQPAQVEVLILNLHTKQFLFSESMEKMSMLKVLIITNYTFHPAELSNFELLDSLHNLKRIRLERISVPSFGTLKNLKKLSLYMCNTRLAFEKGSILISDAFPNLEELNIDYCKDLAVLPTGICEITPLKKLSVTNCHKLSSLPQDIGKLENLELLRLSSCTDLELIPNSIGMLSNLTVLDISNCISLSSLPDEFGNLCNLRNLYMAGCASCELPFSVVNLTNLKVITCDEETAASWEAFQDMLPNMKIEVPHVDVNLNWLQ from the exons ATGAACAGCGCCACACAACTTATTGCCCTTACAACATTTCATGATGTCTTGAACAAGATATCGCAAATTGTTGAAAAAGCTCGAAAAAACCGAAGTACAAGGCGATTGTTGAAGTCAGTTTTAAAGGATTTAACTCCTGTGGTTCGAGACATAAAGCAATATAATGAACATTTGAATCATCCCAGAGAAGAAATAAAGACTCTAATCAATGAAAATGTTGCAGAAGAAAGTGCATGCAAATGCTCTTATGAGAATACTTGGTGGAACAAGTGTTTCTCTTGGTTCAGGAATGATTCATATGTTGTTGCTGATGATAAGGAATCTATTACTGTAAAGGATGTTAAAGACACACTTTATAAGGTCAGAGAAATTCTTGTGCTTCTTAACAATGAAAATTTTGAAGAGAAATTCAATGAAGCTGGACCAGCAATATTCAAGGGTCCTTTTGGTGTTCCTGAAAATCCAAAATTCAGTGTTGGGTTGGACATATCTTTTTGCAAGTTGAAAATGGAGCTTCTTAGGGATGATAGTTCCACTCTTGTGTTAACTGGTATGGGAGGTTTGGGAAAAACCACTTTGGCTACAAAGCTTTGTTGGGATGAACATGTTAAGG GTAAATTCAaggaaaatattatatttgttaCCTTCTCAAAAACACCCATGTTGAAGACTATTGTAGAGAGAATATTTGAACACTGTAGATCTAAAGTGCCCGAGTTTCAAAGTGACGAAGATGCAGTCCATGGATTGGAAGTTTTGCTGAAGAAAGTTGAGGGAAATCCACTATTGTTGGTCCTGGATGATGTTTGGTCAAACTCAGAAACTCTTGTTGAGAAACTTCAATTCCAGATATCATATTTCAAAATTCTGGTGACTTCAAGAATTGCATTCACAAGACTAAGCACAACATGTATCTTACAACCTCTTGTTCATGAAGATGCTGTAAAACTTTTCTATCACTATGCTGATATGGAAAAAAATAGTTCAGATATTATCGACAAAGATCTTGTCGAACAG GTTGTAAGAAGTTGCAAAGGCATACCGCTTACGATTAAAGTAATTGCTACATCACTCAGAAGTCGGCCCTATGACTTATGGCGAAAGATAGTGAAGGAACTGTCACAAGGTCATTCGATACTTGATTCTAATTCTGAATTATTTACTCGCCTCCAAAAGATCTTAGATGTTTTGGAAGATAATCAGATCAACAAGGAGTGCTTCATGGACCTAGCCTTATTTCCCGAAGACCATAGAATTCCTGTTTCTGCTCTCATTGATATGTGGACAGAGTTGTATGAATTAGATGACAATGGAATAGAAGCAATGGAAATCATCAACAAATTAGGATCCATGAATCTGGCAAATGTCATAATAGCAAG GAAATCTGCAAGTGACGCAGACAATTACAACTACAATAACCACTTCATCATCCTTCATGATCTTCTAAGAGATCTTGGAATTTACCAAAGTACCAAAGAATCAATTGAGAAGAGAAAAAGACTGATTATTGACATGAATGAAAACAAGCAAAAACAGTGTTTTGCGGAGAAGCAGCAATGCTTCATGTCCCGTATATTGTCAAAACTTCTGACACCGTGTGTTAAACAACATCCGCAACAGCTCGCTGCTCGTATATTGTCTGTATCAACTG ATCAAACTTTTACGTCAGATTGGTCTCAAATGCAACCAGCTCAGGTGGAGGTTCTGATATTAAACCTTCATACCAAGCAGTTCTTATTTTCCGAGTCGATGGAGAAAATGAGTATGCTAAAAGTTCTGATAATCACAAACTACACTTTCCATCCTGCTGAACTGAGCAACTTTGAGCTACTTGACTCTTTACACAACCTGAAAAGAATCAGACTCGAGCGAATTTCTGTTCCTTCCTTCGGCACATTGAAGAATCTGAAAAAACTATCCTTGTACATGTGTAATACAAGACTGGCTTTTGAAAAAGGTAGCATCCTAATTTCAGATGCATTTCCAAATCTAGAAGAATTGAACATTGATTACTGCAAAGATTTAGCGGTATTGCCTACTGGTATCTGTGAAATCACCCCATTGAAGAAGCTCAGTGTTACTAACTGCCACAAACTTTCTTCACTTCCCCAAGATATTGGGAAATTGGAGAATTTGGAACTTCTAAGGCTCAGTTCATGTACTGATTTGGAATTGATACCGAATTCCATTGGAATGCTTTCGAATCTAACAGTTCTTGACATCTCAAACTGCATAAGCCTTTCAAGTTTACCTGACGAATTTGGTAATCTGTGCAATCTAAGGAATCTTTACATGGCAGGCTGTGCAAGTTGTGAACTGCCATTCTCAGTCGTCAATCTTACGAATTTGAAGGTGATAACTTGCGATGAAGAGACGGCTGCTTCATGGGAAGCTTTCCAAGATATGCTTCCCAATATGAAGATAGAGGTTCCTCATGTTGATGTTAACTTAAATTGGCTTCAGTAA